A single window of Pseudoduganella plicata DNA harbors:
- the fliF gene encoding flagellar basal-body MS-ring/collar protein FliF translates to MAAAAEALDIDASADAGTEGKVPFYKTAMGKNIIRGGAVAAILITILMIWLWNKEPDYKVLFSNFSDRDGGAITAALDQMQVPYKFSEGGNAILIPAEKVHDTRLRLASQGLPKGGNVGFELMENQKLGVSQFLEQVNYQRALEGEMAKSIESLGAVQSARVHLAMPKPSVFVREQQKPTASVILTLHPNRAIDPGQVSAVVHLVASSVPELQPANVTVVDQQGNLLSDQNKNSNTAIKSLDATQLKYVQELQNQVIKQVENIVKPIVGEGNVRAEAVADVDFSAVEQAAESYKPNSSPAPSAIRSQQSSETNGNTNANPNGVPGALSNQPPGVATAPLTTTPPGEAPAPGTVPGGTAAAGTGPMHKESTTNYEVDKTVRYEQKAIAGLKRMTVGVVVNYRRIVGPDGKVTVRPLNADELAKINSLVREAMGYNQDRGDSVSVANAPFDGVDKAAEPALDWWRDPANLPMAKELAKFLITALILLYILMRVVRPMMRPVFKKIDEINAPEPEPEPEIIEEPTGPTEEEIFAQQMAEMEESTARTYRDNLALAKKLAAEDPRIVANVIKAWIEAND, encoded by the coding sequence ATGGCTGCAGCCGCCGAAGCACTCGATATCGACGCATCCGCCGACGCCGGAACCGAAGGCAAGGTGCCCTTCTACAAGACCGCGATGGGCAAGAACATCATCCGCGGCGGCGCCGTCGCAGCCATCCTGATCACCATCCTGATGATCTGGCTGTGGAACAAGGAGCCCGACTACAAGGTCCTGTTCAGCAATTTCTCCGACCGCGATGGCGGCGCCATCACGGCCGCGCTCGACCAGATGCAGGTGCCCTACAAGTTCAGCGAAGGCGGCAACGCCATCCTGATCCCGGCCGAAAAGGTGCACGACACCCGTCTGCGCCTGGCATCGCAAGGCCTGCCGAAAGGCGGCAACGTCGGCTTCGAACTGATGGAAAACCAGAAGCTGGGCGTGTCCCAGTTTTTGGAGCAGGTCAATTACCAGCGCGCGCTGGAAGGCGAGATGGCCAAGTCCATCGAATCGCTGGGCGCCGTGCAGTCGGCCCGCGTCCACCTGGCGATGCCGAAGCCATCGGTATTCGTGCGCGAGCAGCAGAAGCCGACGGCGTCCGTCATCCTGACGCTGCACCCGAACCGTGCCATCGATCCGGGCCAGGTCAGCGCCGTTGTGCACCTGGTGGCCTCGTCCGTGCCGGAGCTGCAGCCCGCGAACGTGACGGTCGTGGACCAGCAGGGCAACCTGCTGTCGGACCAGAACAAGAACAGCAACACGGCCATCAAGAGCCTGGATGCGACCCAGCTGAAGTACGTGCAGGAACTGCAGAACCAGGTCATCAAGCAGGTCGAGAACATCGTCAAGCCGATCGTCGGCGAAGGCAACGTGCGCGCCGAAGCGGTCGCGGACGTGGACTTCTCCGCCGTCGAGCAGGCGGCCGAGTCGTACAAGCCGAACTCGTCGCCGGCCCCGTCGGCCATCCGCAGCCAGCAGAGCAGCGAAACCAACGGCAACACCAACGCGAACCCGAACGGCGTGCCGGGCGCCCTGTCGAACCAGCCGCCAGGCGTGGCCACCGCGCCGCTGACGACCACGCCACCGGGCGAAGCCCCTGCCCCGGGCACGGTGCCAGGCGGCACGGCAGCGGCCGGCACGGGTCCGATGCACAAGGAATCGACGACCAACTATGAAGTCGACAAGACCGTGCGCTACGAGCAGAAGGCCATCGCCGGCCTGAAGCGGATGACGGTCGGTGTCGTGGTGAACTACCGCCGCATCGTCGGCCCGGACGGCAAGGTGACGGTGCGTCCGCTCAATGCCGACGAACTGGCCAAGATCAACAGCCTGGTGCGCGAAGCGATGGGCTACAACCAGGACCGCGGCGACTCCGTCAGCGTGGCCAACGCGCCGTTCGACGGTGTCGACAAGGCGGCCGAGCCGGCGCTGGACTGGTGGCGCGATCCGGCCAACCTGCCGATGGCGAAAGAGCTGGCGAAATTCCTGATCACCGCGCTGATCCTGCTGTACATCCTGATGCGTGTGGTGCGCCCGATGATGCGCCCCGTATTCAAGAAAATCGACGAGATCAATGCGCCGGAGCCGGAACCGGAACCGGAAATCATCGAAGAGCCGACTGGTCCGACCGAAGAGGAAATCTTCGCGCAGCAAATGGCCGAAATGGAAGAAAGCACCGCGCGCACCTACCGCGACAACCTGGCCCTGGCCAAGAAGCTCGCCGCAGAAGATCCGCGCATTGTCGCCAACGTAATCAAGGCATGGATAGAAGCAAATGACTGA
- the fliG gene encoding flagellar motor switch protein FliG — protein MTDSTGLQKAAILMLAMGETEAAEVMKFLGPREVLKLGAAMATMKGVPHEQVVDVLDDFRDEVAAASTVGLDSDEYIRQVLTKALGDDKASVLLSRILGGKDASGIESLKWMDSPSVAELIRNEHPQIIATILVHLERDQACEILGHFTDRLRNDVVLRIATLDGVQPAALRELNDVLTKLLSGNENIKKSTLGGVRAAAEILNFMSGEQENSVMDNIKNYDNDMAQQIMDEMFVFDNLIDIDDRGIQLLLREVQSEMLIIALKGASQELREKIFKNMSARASEMMREDLESKGPVRLSEVETQQKQILQIVRRLADEGQIVLGGKGEDSFV, from the coding sequence ATGACTGATAGTACCGGACTGCAAAAAGCAGCGATTCTGATGCTGGCGATGGGTGAAACCGAGGCCGCCGAAGTGATGAAGTTCCTGGGGCCGCGCGAAGTGCTGAAGCTGGGCGCCGCCATGGCGACGATGAAGGGCGTGCCGCACGAGCAGGTTGTCGACGTGCTCGATGACTTCCGCGACGAAGTGGCCGCCGCCTCCACCGTCGGCCTGGATTCGGACGAGTACATCCGCCAGGTGCTGACCAAGGCGCTGGGCGACGACAAGGCCTCCGTGCTGCTGTCGCGCATCCTGGGCGGCAAGGACGCGTCCGGCATCGAAAGCCTGAAGTGGATGGATTCGCCGTCCGTCGCCGAACTGATCAGGAACGAGCACCCGCAGATCATCGCGACCATCCTCGTCCACCTGGAGCGCGACCAGGCCTGCGAAATTCTGGGACACTTCACGGACCGACTGCGCAACGACGTGGTGCTGCGTATCGCCACCCTGGACGGCGTGCAGCCGGCCGCGCTGCGCGAGCTGAACGACGTGCTGACGAAACTGCTGTCGGGTAACGAGAACATCAAGAAGTCCACGCTGGGCGGCGTGCGCGCGGCGGCCGAGATCCTCAACTTCATGAGCGGCGAGCAGGAAAACTCGGTGATGGACAATATCAAGAACTACGACAACGACATGGCGCAGCAGATCATGGACGAGATGTTCGTGTTCGACAACCTGATCGACATCGACGACCGCGGCATCCAGCTGCTGCTGCGCGAAGTGCAGTCGGAAATGCTGATCATCGCCCTGAAGGGCGCGTCGCAGGAACTGCGCGAAAAGATCTTCAAGAACATGTCGGCCCGCGCCAGCGAAATGATGCGGGAAGACCTGGAATCGAAGGGCCCCGTGCGGCTGTCGGAAGTGGAAACGCAGCAGAAACAGATCCTGCAGATCGTGCGCCGCCTGGCGGACGAAGGCCAGATCGTGTTGGGCGGCAAGGGCGAGGACTCTTTCGTTTAA
- the fliE gene encoding flagellar hook-basal body complex protein FliE, translating to MKTGGIDSSQIQSMIAQLKAAATRPQATPPVIQTEASAAKVDFSDALKGALDTVAVSQKKAEGLSKRFQMGDDSVNLSDVMISMQKASINMQATIQVRNKLVSAYHDIMNMQV from the coding sequence ATGAAGACAGGCGGTATCGACAGCAGCCAGATCCAATCGATGATCGCGCAGCTGAAAGCGGCGGCAACGCGGCCCCAGGCGACGCCGCCCGTCATTCAGACGGAAGCCTCCGCTGCGAAGGTCGACTTCTCGGACGCGCTGAAGGGCGCGCTCGACACGGTCGCCGTCAGCCAGAAAAAAGCGGAAGGCCTGAGCAAGCGCTTCCAGATGGGCGACGACTCCGTCAACCTGTCGGACGTGATGATCTCGATGCAGAAAGCCAGCATCAATATGCAGGCCACGATCCAGGTGCGCAACAAGCTCGTCTCGGCTTATCACGACATCATGAACATGCAGGTGTAA
- a CDS encoding flagellar brake protein, which yields MDNWHDFEVGSRREILALLRGISEKKQMIRMLPLGDSDMCVTTILHVDGDTDTVLLDRPSDPEETARLMSGRPVSFETTLDNIRIIFGTEVMQLGMLDAVPALKIPLPSSLIRLQRREFYRMPTPVGNPVRVTIPMPEAQGGGEAAFPLSDISCGGIAILDNRFVLGDSIGQEYAGCRIELPEIGPIVTGLQIRNAQEMTLMNNKANRRLGCQFIDISTAAMSAVQRYITKLERERNARMAGLN from the coding sequence ATGGACAACTGGCACGATTTCGAGGTGGGATCGCGTCGGGAAATCCTTGCTCTGCTGCGCGGCATTTCCGAAAAAAAGCAGATGATCCGCATGCTGCCCCTGGGCGACAGCGACATGTGTGTCACCACCATCCTGCACGTGGACGGCGATACCGACACGGTGCTGTTGGACCGTCCCTCCGATCCGGAGGAAACGGCCCGGCTGATGTCTGGCCGGCCCGTATCGTTCGAGACGACGCTGGACAACATCCGCATCATCTTCGGCACCGAAGTGATGCAGCTGGGCATGCTGGACGCCGTGCCGGCGCTGAAGATCCCGCTGCCAAGCAGCCTGATCCGCCTGCAGCGGCGCGAGTTCTACCGCATGCCGACACCGGTCGGCAATCCCGTACGCGTGACGATTCCGATGCCGGAAGCGCAAGGCGGCGGCGAAGCGGCGTTTCCGCTGTCCGACATCAGCTGCGGCGGCATCGCCATCCTCGACAACCGTTTCGTGCTGGGCGATTCGATCGGCCAGGAATACGCCGGCTGCCGCATCGAGTTGCCGGAGATCGGCCCGATCGTCACGGGCCTGCAGATCCGCAACGCGCAGGAGATGACGTTGATGAACAACAAGGCCAACCGCCGCCTGGGCTGCCAGTTCATCGACATCAGCACCGCCGCGATGAGCGCCGTGCAGCGCTACATCACCAAACTGGAACGCGAGCGCAACGCCCGCATGGCCGGGCTGAACTGA